A stretch of Canis lupus familiaris isolate Mischka breed German Shepherd chromosome 11, alternate assembly UU_Cfam_GSD_1.0, whole genome shotgun sequence DNA encodes these proteins:
- the LOC119876769 gene encoding ubiquitin-conjugating enzyme E2 D1, with translation MALKRIQKELSDLQRDPPAHCSAGPVGDDLFHWQATIMGPPDSAYQGGVFFLTVHFPTDYPFKPPKIAFTTKIYHPNINSNGSICLDILRSQWSPALTVSKVLLSICSLLCDPNPDDPLVPDIAQIYKSDKEKYNRHAREWTQKYAM, from the coding sequence ATGGCGCTGAAGAGGATTCAGAAAGAATTAAGTGATCTACAACGGGACCCACCTGCTCATTGTTCAGCTGGACCTGTGGGAGATGACTTGTTCCACTGGCAAGCAACTATTATGGGACCTCCTGATAGCGCCTATCAAGGTGGAGTCTTCTTTCTCACTGTACATTTTCCGACAGACTATCCTTTTAAGCCACCAAAGATTGCTTTCACAACAAAAATTTACCATCCAAACATAAACAGTAATGGAAGTATTTGTCTTGATATCCTGAGGTCACAATGGTCACCAGCTCTGACTGTATCAAAAGTTTTATTGTCCATATGTTCTCTACTTTGTGATCCTAATCCAGATGACCCCTTAGTACCAGATATTGCACAAATctataaatcagacaaagaaaaatacaacagaCATGCAAGAGAATGGACTCAGAAATATGCAAtgtaa